Genomic window (Aquimarina sp. BL5):
TTAATCAATCACCAATTGGTCGTACACCACGATCTAATCCCGCGACATATACAGGAGTATTTTCTGAAATCAGAACATTGTTTTCTAAAACACCAGAAGCCATGATCCGTGGGTATAAACCAGGACGTTTTAGTTTTAATGTTACCGGCGGGAGATGTGAAACATGTAAAGGAGGCGGTCTGCGTGTTATAGAAATGAATTTCTTACCAGATGTTTATGTAGAATGCGAAACTTGCCAAGGAAAAAGATTTAACAGAGAAACTTTAGAAATACGATATAAAGGAAAATCTATTTCTGATGTATTAGAAATGACCATTAATGAGTCTTGCGAGTTTTTTGATCAAATTCCTAAAATCTTTAGAAAATTAAAAACTATTAGGAGTGTTGGCTTGGGATACATTACCTTAGGCCAGCAATCCACTACCTTATCAGGTGGTGAAGCACAACGTATTAAATTGGCTACGGAATTATCAAAAAGAGACACCGGAAATACTTTTTATATATTAGACGAGCCGACAACCGGACTTCATTTTGAAGATATCAGAGTGTTAATGGAAGTACTGAATGAACTGGTAAACAAAGGAAATACAGTATTGATTATAGAACATAATCTGGATGTTGTAAAAATGGCCGATTACATTATAGATATAGGATATGAAGGAGGGAAAAATGGCGGAGAAGTCGTAGCCAAAGGTACTCCCGAAGAAATTATTAAAAATAAAAAAAGCTATACCGCAAAATTTTTGAAGAAAGAGTTAGAAGTAAGTAATCTAAAATAATGATTCAGTATATTCTTCAACTTTAGAATAAATAAACAAAAACAAATAACAATTCAAGGTTACATCAGTCATTTACTGAAAACCGTAAAATATAATTTATGAGAAAAGAACGACGTCACAAAGGATGGAATGAGATAAAAACAAATGATTCATGGGCAATCTTTAAGATCATGGGAGAGTTTGTTAATGGATTCGAAAGAATGAGTAAAATTGGGCCCTGTGTTTCTATTTTTGGATCTGCAAGAACGAAAACCGATAACAAATACTACCAATTAACTGTAGATGTAGCTCAAAAAATTGTAGAACACGGTTATGGTGTTATTACCGGTGGTGGTCCAGGTATTATGGAAGCTGGTAATAAAGGTGCTCATTTGGGTGGAGGAACATCCGTAGGACTTAACATAGAACTACCTTTCGAACAGCACGATAACCCCTATATCGATAGTGATAAAAGTCTGGACTTTGATTATTTCTTTGTTCGAAAAGTAATGTTCGTAAAATACTCTCAGGGATTTGTAGTAATGCCAGGTGGATTCGGGACCTTAGATGAGCTTTTTGAGGCGATCACTTTGATACAAACTAAAAAAATTGCAGTATTTCCTATTATTTTAGTAAGTACTGAGTTCTGGGGGGGACTAATAGACTGGGTGAAAAGCACACTCTTAGATAAATTTGGCAATATTAGTGCTGGAGATATGGATTTAATTCATGTAGTCGATACTCCAGAAGAAGTATTAGATATATTAGACAAATTCTATGGACAATATAATTTAAGTCCTAATTTCTAAAAAAGCATCCCTTTTCACACAAACTCAACAAACTCAGCAATGAAAAGAATCGTATTAATAGTCATAGTATTTTGTAGTGCCCAAATTTCATTCGGACAGGCTACTATTAAAACTATGTTTTATAACGTTTTAAACTATCCTTCTGCTCCACCCACAAATAGAGAAGAAATATTGGAAACTATCATTGATAGTTATGAGCCCGATATTTTTATGATTTGTGAATTGGAAACCGAAGATGGAGGTGATGAAATACTTAATGATTCATTGAATGATGATGGTAATAATTATTCTAGCGCTCCTTTCTTAAGTAATTTTTCTAATTCTGATGTAGAATTACATCAATTACTATATTATAACAATCAAAAGTTTACTTTAATACAAAGCCAAAGACTAACAACCACAATAAGAGATATTAACTGGTACACACTAGAATTAATCTCTGATGATCAGAGCAACAATCCCATTAGAATAGAAGTTTTTGTGGCCCATCTTAAAGCCAGTAGAGGCGCTGACAATGAGACCAAACGTCTTAATATGGTAAGAGAGTTTACGGATAACTATGCTAATTTAGACGAAAATGATTATGTGATTTTTGCGGGTGACTTTAATTTATATTCATCAGAAGAACCAGCTTATCAGGAATTACTAGATGCAAATAATAAAATTGTGATGGTAGATCCTATAACTACTCCTGGTGATTGGAGCAGTAACATTACTTTTACGGATATACATACACAAAGTACACGTATAAGCAGTGATGAGTTTGGTGATTTTGGAAGTGGCGGCGGACTGGATGATCGATTTGATTTTATTTTGATGTCTGAAAACATGATAAATAGTCCTGAATTAAGCTATAAACCCGATACTTACTCAGCATATGGCAATAATGGTAATTGCTATAACCAAAGGATTGATAATGCTGATTGTACAGGGAAATTTGATAGTGCATTGAGAGATGCATTATATAATATGAGTGACCATTTACCCGTTGTGATGGAGTTACAGGTAAATCAACAATTACTCAGTACTACAGAATTTGTAGAAACCCCAAAAACAATACAATTAAACAGTGGTACTATAATTGATGATATTTTATCTTTACAAATAAACAATCATCCGGAACCTATAGATTTCAGGATATATAATACTTTAGGTCAAGAAATAGTGTCATTTTCTGCAAATGGAAATAGTATTACTAACATTCCTGTATCCGCATTAAGTAAAGGAATGTACTACCTTGTTCCGGTTAGTATGAATAGTAACACGATTAAATTTTTAAAGAAAAATTGAGCTTCTCCAGAATATTCCATATAGTTATAATTCTATTTGCTATGCAAGCTTTATCGGCTCAGCATACCATAACTATTGATGGAACTTTGGATGCTGAAAACAAGGTGATATCAATACAACAAGAAATCACTTATACCAACGAATCAAAAGACACCTTACGAGAAATATTTTTACACGATTGGGCAAATAGTTTTAACAGTAAAACTACCCCCCTTGGTGAACGCTTTTCTGAAGATTTTTTAAAACGATTTTATTTTGCAAAAGATTATGAGCGTGGAGCTACCGCTATTGAGTCAATTACAGACAAGTCTAATAGTAGTCTAACCTGGGAGCGTTATAATCAAACTCCTGATATTATAAAATTAGATATTGACAAATCATTATATCCTGGAAACAGTGTTACGTTTATTTTAACATATAAAGTAAAAATACCTAATGAAAAATTCACACGATATGGTTATCATAAAAATGGTAATTTCAGTCTCAAATATTGGTATATTGCTCCTGCTGTATATGATACAAAATGGAATATCTATAGCCATAAAAACCTAGATGACTTATACGCGCCATTAACCGATTACACCATAAATATAACCTTATCATCTGATTATAATCTTACTAGTGAATTTGATCAGAAAGAAGCATCTCTGCCTAATGAGGAAACTAAAAATGTGCAACTTATTGGTGAAAAAAGAAACGAAGTAAATCTGTATCTGGAAAAAAATAATTCGTTCTATGACTTTCAGATGAATGGGTTAAAACTCATTAGTAACATAGAGGATAATGATTTAATGCCAGAGATGAAAAGTGTGGCAACAAAAAGAATCGTTAAGTTTTTAGAAAAAAGATTAGGCCCATATCCATTTGACAAAATTTTAGTCTCAGAAAATGATTATAAAAACAATCCTGTATATGGATTAAACCAATTACCTGATATATTGAGACCGTTCCCGGATGGTTTTCAATATGAAATTAAGCAACTGAAATCTATTACCGAAAGCTACCTGGAAAAGACACTAATTATAAATCCTAGATACGATGCTTGGATAAAAGATGCTATTCATATCTACCTAATGATGTCCTATACAGAACAGTATTATCCAGATATGAAAATCATAGGAAACCTAAGTAAAGTTATCGGTATTCGATGGTTTCACGCTGCAGATTTAGATTTTAATGACCAGTATTTTCTAGGGTATAAAAATATGGCAAGATTATTTCTGGATCAACCTCTTACTGAACCGCAAGATAAACTTATAAAATTCAATAAAAATATCGCCAATGCATATAAGGCGGGGATTGGTTTTAAATATTTAGAAGATTATCTGGAAGACGATAATATCTTATCAGAAGCTGTTAAAAATTACTACATCAATAATACATTACAGCTTACAAACTCTAAAGAATTCGAAAAGATCTTAAATGATTTAACTCCTAAAAATATTGATTGGTTTTTTGAAGACTTCATACCCACTAATGAGAAATTGGATTTCAAAATTAAATCGATTAAAAGAAAAAATGACTCTCTTGAAGTTACCATAAAGAATAAAAGAAATAATGCAATGCCCGTCTCACTGGCTGGATTAAGAGATGGACAATTAGTTTCCAAAACATGGATAACCAATATTACAGGGAAGAAAAAAGTAAAAATCGCCAATGATGATATCGACAAATTGGTTTTAGATTATGATCAAAATATTCCAGAAGTAAATCGCAGAAATAATCATCGAAATCTAAAAGGAATTTTTAATAAACCGATACAATTCAGGTTTTTACAGGATATAGAAGACCCCACACGTAGTCAGGTGTTTTACATTCCAGAATTTGAGTTTAATGTGTATGATGGTTTAACTATTGGTTCTAAGTTTTATAATAAAACATTCATAAGACGAGATTTTGATTATAGAATTACTCCTAGTTATGGTTTTCTATCTAAAAAACTAATTGGTTCTGCTTTTTTCCAATACAGAGATCAAATTGCAGATTATGGGCTTTACCAGATTAGATATGCATTTAGTGGCAGCATGTTTAGCTATGCCCCTGATTTATTATTTAGGCGTTTCTCCCCTTCTGTTGATTTTTCTTGGAGACCACAAGATCTAAGATCTAATGAGAGACAACGGCTTTCTATACGTAGCGTAAACGTGTTTAGAGAACGGGACGATAATGATCCTGTAGAAACCCCAGATTATAGTGTTTTTAATGTTAGATATAGATATTCTGATTTTAATCTTTTGGACTTTACTTCTTATATATTTGATTATCAAATAGCCAAAAACTTTAGCAAGCTATCTGCCACCTTTAACTATAGAAAAGTGTTTTTGAACAATAGACAAATAAATCTCCGTTTATTCGCTGGTGCTTTCCTTTTTAATGATACGGAAAAGGATGGTGATTTCTTCAGCTTTGCTTTAGATAGACCAACCGATTATCTTTTTGATTTTAATTATTTAGGACGTAGTGAAGACACTGGATTAGTAAGTCAACAAATAATTATAGCAGAAGGAGGATTTAAATCTCAACTTGACTATCCTTTTGCTAACCAATGGATTACTACACTTAATGCCAATACTAATATTTGGAAGTGGATATATGCATATGGAGATGTTGGTTTTGTTAAAAATAGAGGAATGTCACCAAAATTTGTGTATAATGCGGGTGTACGAGTGAGTCTTGTTGCTGATTATTTCGAGCTTTTCTTTCCGATAGCCTCTAATAATGGTTTTGAAATAAATCAACCTAACTATAATGAGCAGATTCGATTTATTATTACACTAAGTCCACAAACACTTATTGGATTATTTACCAGAGAATGGTATTAATAATAATTAAAACTGTTTTTAAAACAATTACTTACTTCAATACTCTGCTTCAAATCGATTTTAATCAAAGATAGTTTTCACGAACATGTATTTCTTTTTCTGGAGTAGTTCTTATTAAATACTTCATAAAAAGATAAAGACTTAATACGTGAGCAATATTAATAAATACAGTGAAAATTTTACTTGAATAAAATAACTCATTTATAGGTAATAAAGACACTATAAATATGCATAAAAAAGCTACTACAAGTAATTTCAAACCTTCTTTTGACATATCTTGTACATATATAAGATAAGACACTAGTATATATGACGTAGAGCACATTAGACAAACAACTACTTCTGGAACGGCTTCTTTAACAACATCAATAAGTAACTGAGAAATAGCATATATCAAATACAAAACCAATCCAGAACTAACTAAAATAGGTATTGATAAAAAAGTACTACGCTTAATATTTCTAACCAATAAATACCTTCTCAACGCAAGTGTACACGATATAAAATATATAGCTGTCAAAATACATATTATGGAAAAATTCTGGACGAAATCGGTATAAATAAGAGTATCGCAAATAATCATGGAAATTAAACTAAGTACATACCACAAATTTATTTTAACTACACGTTCAAAATATATGACCCCAATAGAAACTATCATTGTTGGTAGTCCATAAGCTAAATATTTTCTATCAAAAAAAACAGCAATTATAATAACCGCTGTAAAAGCAAAATAGAATAATATATCTGTTAGCTTTATATTTTTCAAAAATATGCTGTTACTTCTTATGAATTCATTTCTGTTTTAAAGAATCACTGATGATCTTATAGAGTTCTTCAACAACACTTCTAAGTTATATTATTTTTTGGATTTGTAGGAAAAAAATGAACTTAACCTTAAACCTACTTTATTAAACCTTAAAAAATAAGATTTCTAAAAAACTAAAAACCAAGTTTTTAAATAAAAACAATCTAAATAATCTTATTCAAAAAATAACAATTAAAAGTTTAAACCACATACAATCGAAGTATATCGACACTACACATCACACAAATCAAACAAGCTTTTATAGATTACAAATTCAAATATTTCCTATGATAAATCTACAAAACAATAAATGTGAAAATTTTGAATATTTGTTAATCAGTTCTTAAAATAATGGTCTAAAAAAAGAATTATATAACAAAAAGTTGATTTATGTGAATTATCCTTAATAAATTTAATACTTCTTGCCTTGGAATTGGCGTGGATTTTAGCTAAATTTGCGGACCGTAAAACATCGTTCACATGCAGCCTGAAACAACAATTACACCTAATATTTCTTTTGAAGAATATAGAAATCAAATACTTAGAGATTACAAAATTGCTTTAATAAGTAGAGAGTGTAGTTTATTAGGACGAAGAGAAGTCCTAACAGGAAAGTCCAAATTTGGAATTTTTGGTGGTGGAAAGGAATTACCTCAGTTAGCAATGGCTAGAGTTTTTCGTGATGGTGATTTCAGATCAGGGTACTATCGTGATCAAACGTTTATGATGGCTATAGAGCAATATACTGTAGAACAATTTTTTGCAGGTTTATATGCTCATACTGATATTGAAAAAGAACCTTTTGCAGCAGGCAGACAAATGGGTGGTCACTTTGCTACTCATAGTCTTAATGAAGATGGATCCTGGAAAAATTTAACTAAACAAAAAAATTCTAGTTCTGACATCTCTCCTACTGCCGGTCAAATGCCAAGATTATTAGGTTTAGCACAAGCATCCAAAGTATACCGTAACGAGAAAAGTGTAAAAGAAAATACTAATTTTTCTATTAATGGAAATGAAGTAGCTTGGGGAACTATTGGTAACGCAAGTACTAGTGAAGGTCTTTTTTGGGAAACTGTAAATGCCGGTGGTGTTCTTCAAGTACCAATGGTTATTAGTGTTTGGGATGATGAGTATGGAATTTCGGTACACGCAAAACATCAAACTACAAAAGAAAACATATCTGCAGTTTTAGAAGGATTTAGACGTGATGAAAAGCACGATGGATACGAAATCATAGTAGTAAACGGTTGGGATTATCCAGCTCTTGTAGAAGCCTATGAAACTGCTGAAGATTTAGCTAGGGAACAGCACATTCCGGTTATAGTGCATGTAAAAGAACTAACACAACCGCAAGGTCACTCTACTTCAGGATCTCACGAACGATATAAAAGTGAAGAAAGATTAAACTGGGAACGTGAACATGACTGCAATAAGAAATTCAAGGAATGGATTATTGAACATAATGTCGCTACAGCAGATGAATTGCTTGCATTAGAAAAATCTTGTAAGAAAATAGTTAGACAAGGTAAAACCAGCGCTTGGAACGCTTACTTATCTGAAATTGTTGCTGAACAAAAACAAGCACTTCTTATGTTAGAAGCTGTAGAATCTAAAAGTGCTAACAAAAATTTCATCTCTCCTCTTGTAAAGACATTGGCAGATAAAGATGAGCCAATCCGCAAAGATATTCTTGAAGCAACTCGAAAAACGTTACGATATATTGTTAAAGAAGATTTCCCGGAAAAAACAGCGCTTCAAAATTGGATTAACAGTTATATAGAAGAAATTCAGCCTAAATATAGTGATCACCTCTACAATGATTTTGATAGTAATGTTACTAAAATCAAAGAAGTTATACCTCAATATGCAGAAAATGCAGAGATTGTAGATGCTCGTTTGATTCTTAGAGATAATTTTGATCAAATATTCAGTAGAATTCCTGAATCCTTAATTTTTGGAGAAGACAGTGGTAAGATCGGTGATGTTAATCAGGGACTTGAAGGATTACAAGAAAAATTTGGAGATATAAGAGTTTCAGATGCAGGTATCAGAGAAGCTACTATTATCGGTCAGGGAATTGGTATGGCTATGAGAGGTCTTAGGCCTATTGCCGAAATACAATATCTTGATTACATTTTATACTGTATACAAGGATTAAGTGATGATCTCGCAACCTTAAGATACAGAACATTTGCTAAACAAAAAGCACCGTTAATTGTTAGAACAAGAGGACATAGACTAGAAGGTATATGGCATTCTGGTTCTCAAATGGGTGGTTTAATTCACCTATTACGCGGAATTCATATTCTTGTACCGCGAAATATGACTAAAGCTGCTGGGTTTTATAATACTTTAATGGATAGTGACGAACCGGCAGTGGTAATAGAATGTCTTAACGGATATCGTCTTAAAGAAAAAATGCCTTCTAACCTATCAGAAATTAGAACACCTGTTGGTGTCGTTGAAACGGTAAAAGAAGGAAGTGACATAACACTTGTTTCTTATGGATCAACGCTAAGACTAGTAGAACAAGCAGCTAAAGAATTATTATCATTAGGTATTAATGCAGAAGTAATTGACGTACAATCCTTAATCCCATTTGATTTAACTCACGATATCGTAAAAAGTGTAGCTAAGACCAATAGATTAATGATTATTGACGAAGATGTGCCTGGTGGAGCTACGGGGTATATACTTCACAAACTTATTGATGAACAAAACATTTATCAATATTTAGATAGTGAGCCGCAAACGCTAAGTGCACAACCACATCGTCCGGCATTTGGAACTGATGGAGATTATTTCAGTAAGCCATCTACAGAAGATATTTTTGAGAAAGTTTATGATTTGATGAATGAGGTTAATCCTGTAGAATATCCTAAATTAAGGTAAACACAAAACCTTAGTCAAAAACCGTAACATTCGGTCTAATAAACATATGTATTCTTCTTTGCTGACAAGCTTAGAAAAACAAAACCCCTCAGAAAGAGGGGTTTTATTTTTAAAATGGGTTTTCTATTCGTATACGCTCTCCTTCTTTATAAGAAATAACAAATATATTCTTATCAATAATCCCAGATTGAAGTAGGATCTTTCTAAATTCCTGAGCTTCTTCAAGGGTCTCAAAAATACCTAAACTAAGTTTATAATAATATGTATCGTTATAAAAAAGAGTATTGGTGAATTTTTCTGAAACCAAAGAAACCTTATCCGTTGTAAAGGATTGTATTTGAACAGAATACACGGTGTCTTTATTTATTAAACTTCTATATAAATAAAGATCCTTTATATTTTTAAGATCGGGTTGCTCCTTTTTTAATTGATTCAACTGATTTTTAAGTCCATCGATCTCTGATTGAAAAGAGGAGAATTCTTTATTATTAGTGGTTACACTACTACTGCTATTACCTACCCAAAACACCACATATATAATCAATGTTATTGTAGTAATTAATAGAACAGAGCAAAGTATCTTAAACATTATTTTAGACGCTCTGTTCTTTTTGAGTTCTAATGATCTATCATTAAGAAGATCCTCTAGTTTTTGTTGTTCAACCTCGGCTTTTTCTATCTGATAATGCAGTGATAAAAGATCTTCATTTTTAATATCTGGCATTTTTACGGAGTATTAGAAAGATTTATAGGCTTATGGTAATTTCTGTTTCTTTATCTTATATACAATTCCATCACTTATTTCTAAAATCATAATAGGCTTATCTGCAATAATTTTCTGAAAGGCCTTTAAAGGAAATCCTCTAGAAATTTGATTTATATCTTGAATGCGAACTTTGTCATTTAATTCGAGCCTTCTTAATTTATTACTAATGTTAGAAACATAATAATTGTCATATAAAAAATACAACGTATCACCATTTTTATCAATATCATATTCTGCTTCATTATTTTCTTTAGCTTTTTCCACAGCTTTTCTTCCTTTATAATATTCTATAAAATCGGCTTCAATAAAAATTACTCCGTTGTTTCTAAATACCTTTTTAACATAGCAATGTTTTCTCTCGAATTTTAATTTATTGAGGGTATCCGTAGCTATTCGTTTTTCTCCTTCTACATTAGTGTTTGTAGTATCTGCAGATGCTGTACCAAGACTATCTGTTTCATAAACTAATCCTTTTTTATAATCTGCAATATCAGATTTAAGCTTCACTAGTTCTTCTTGTAAAGAATCGTTGGTTTTCTGAATTTGATCTATATCTACCTGTGTGTTTTCACTTTGATCGTTAGAAAACGAAGCATCTTTTTCACTTAGATAATATATTCCTCCAGCCATAACAAGAATCACAGTCAGAAAAAAAATCATAAAAATCAAACTGTTCCTCTTACTCTTCTTTAACTCTTCTGAAATAGAAACGAGACGATTCTCCAGCTTCTGTTGTTTCATTCCGGATTTTTCAATCCTATATTGTACCGATAATAATTCGTCTTCTTTATTTTCCATTATCCCTTTTAAATTTGAAGATCAATATCTCACTATTATGGTATCCACTTAATATCTTTAAAATTAGGCTTTCTCTTTTCTAAAAACGCATTTCTACCTTCTTTAGCCTCATCCGTCATATACGCTAGTCGTGTAGCTTCACCTGCAAAAACTTGTTGCCCAACCATGCCATCATCTGTTAGGTTCATAGAAAATTTAAGCATTTTTATAGATGTAGGAGATTTTTCTAAGATTTCCTGAGCCCATTGATATGCTGTATCTTCTAATTCTTCGTGAGGTATTACTGCGTTAACCATCCCCATTTCGTAAGCATCTTGTGCAGAATAGTTTCTACCTAAAAAGAAAATCTCACGTGCTTTTTTCTGCCCTACCATTTTAGCTAAATATGCAGATCCATATCCACCATCAAAACTAGTAACATCTGCATCTGTTTGTTTAAAAATAGCATGTTCTTTACTCGCAAGAGTAAGATCACAAACTACGTGTAAACTATGCCCTCCACCAACAGCCCATCCTGGTACGACAGCTATTACCACTTTTGGCATGAAACGAATAAGTCGCTGTACTTCTAATATATTTAATCTATGCATTCCATCTTGTCCTACATATCCCTGATGTCCCCTGGCTTTTTGGTCTCCTCCACTACAAAAACTGTATACACCATCTTTAGTAGAAGGCCCTTCGCCAGAAAGTAACACTACTCCTATTGAAGTATCTTCTTGCGCATCGTAAAATGCATCGTATAATTCACTTGTAGTTTGAGGCCTAAAAGCATTACGCACATTTGGTCTATTAAACGCTATTCTAGCTACACCATTAGATTTCTTATAAGTTATATCTTGATATTCCTTTACAGTTTTCCAGTTTATCGAATTCATTTCATATTTTTTAATGCTATCAAAAATAATATAATATATTGTATCCAGCTACATCATTATAGTAGTTAAATCAAGTTAAAAAAGTAATATTTTTACATCTTTTGTATAAATTAACATGACATTTGCACGATTTTTGATATTTTAGACAAAACAGATAATTAGAAATTACTATGAAGATTCTTTTTATATTCCTTTTAAGTTGTATTAGTATCATCTCTTATGGACAAGAAAAGCCTTCACTTACTATCGATTGGGAAACGTGGAATACACAACTAATAGAAAACGACTCACGATACACATTAGAGCATAGGGAGATCACTCCTTCTCTATCTTATACCCGTGAAATAATTTCTACTGGCAATTATTTTTTAATGGAAATAAATTTAAGTGTTGATTTACGTAAACAGCATCTTAAAAACGAAGCACCAATTCTTCTGCTTCCTGAAAATAAGTTCATACAATCTAATTACGCTTTTTCTCTTCCTAGTACCGAAAATCAAAATCAAAACAACCTAAGATTTACAATAACAGGAAATGGTGGATATAACACCAATAATAGTGGTAATGGAAATATTAAAAATAATGCCTATAGAGATGCAAGTACATATACTGGCATATATTGCCCTGTAACTGGTGTACCTCTTACCTATTAAAAAACACTTTTATTTGAGACAATTAATCCTCGTTAATTAAACGAATCCCATCTTTTTCTATAACTATCTTTTTAGCTTTGTATAAAGAACCAATTGCCTTCTTAAAACTTTTTTTACTTAGCTGAAAAACGTCTTTAATATCATTTGGGTCAGATTTATCATTAAGATCAATAAATCCTCCGCTCGATTTTAATTCATCAAGTATTTGTTGCGCATTAGGTTCTATTGCACGATACCCGTGTCTTTGTAGCGTAAGATCAATTTTACCATCTGGACGTACTTTTTTCACAAATCCCTTTAGTTGATCTCCAGGAGTAACTTTTTGAAAAATTTCATCTTCATACACCAACCCCAAATGTTTTTGATTCACTATCATATTCCAACCATATGGAGAAGGGTGTGATGCCATTAAATTTACTTCATCATATGCAGATAACAATACTAATGAATTATCAAGAAAAGCATTAGTCTTACTAGAACCAACCAGTCTGTTTGTCTCTTCATCTAAATACACATAAACTAGATACCAACTACCAA
Coding sequences:
- a CDS encoding 1,4-dihydroxy-2-naphthoyl-CoA synthase; the encoded protein is MNSINWKTVKEYQDITYKKSNGVARIAFNRPNVRNAFRPQTTSELYDAFYDAQEDTSIGVVLLSGEGPSTKDGVYSFCSGGDQKARGHQGYVGQDGMHRLNILEVQRLIRFMPKVVIAVVPGWAVGGGHSLHVVCDLTLASKEHAIFKQTDADVTSFDGGYGSAYLAKMVGQKKAREIFFLGRNYSAQDAYEMGMVNAVIPHEELEDTAYQWAQEILEKSPTSIKMLKFSMNLTDDGMVGQQVFAGEATRLAYMTDEAKEGRNAFLEKRKPNFKDIKWIP
- a CDS encoding S1 RNA-binding domain-containing protein; the encoded protein is MLKLGTYNTLEIVRERDQGIYLSDDDGNEVLLPNKYVPNEFMIRDEIKVFLYLDHEERIVATTLEPYATVNSFAYLKCTTVSDIGAFMDWGLEKELFVPFREQASKMRIGSWYLVYVYLDEETNRLVGSSKTNAFLDNSLVLLSAYDEVNLMASHPSPYGWNMIVNQKHLGLVYEDEIFQKVTPGDQLKGFVKKVRPDGKIDLTLQRHGYRAIEPNAQQILDELKSSGGFIDLNDKSDPNDIKDVFQLSKKSFKKAIGSLYKAKKIVIEKDGIRLINED